One Acidimicrobiales bacterium genomic window, GACGGTGGTGGCGGTATCGGACACGTTGGGAGAATAACTTTTATTCGACGACCGGGCAAGGCGGGCGGGCGGAGGAACCGGCGGGATGTCCCGCCAAGCTCGCCCGCTCCCCCCGGTCCTCAGGCGGTGGAGGCTCGGCCGGGGCGGGTGGCGAGGGGGGCGAGGACCTCGGCCACGTCGGGGCGCGCCGCCCAACGGCCGGTCTCGAGGAACGCCTCCTGCACCACCCGGTCGGCGCGGTCGGCGGCCATGGCGTTGAGGCCGAGGGCCGGGACCGAGCCCGAGGCAGGCTCGAAGGTGACGACGCGGATGCCGCTGCGGCGCAGCTTGCGCACCTCGCCAGCCAGCCGGCGGTGGAAGGCCAGCCGCAGGAGGCCGTCGGCCGAGCGGATGCGGCCCCGGGCCGACGACATCGGCGAGACCACCACGACCACGTCGAGGTCCTCGTGGCGGAGCACGTCGGCGTTGGTGGGCGAGTGGACGCCACCGTCGAAGTAGCGGATGCCCTCGATGGTCACGGGCTGGAAGTAGCTCGGGATGGCACACGAGGCGGCCACCGCCTGGTGCAGGGAGGCCCGGGGCGAGCCTGGACGGCCGAAGACCACCCGACCGCCGTCGGAGCGGCGAGCCGCGCAGATCCAGAGGTCATCAGGCCACTCCTCCCCCGCCACCTCCTCGAGCGAGGCCACGTGCGACGCCAGGTCGACCTGCCCGATCGGGAGCAGCGTCATCGCCGCCACCGCGGGGCGGAAGGCCCACGGCCGGCGCAGCGTGCGACCGATCAGCGCCGGCGACGGCAGCTGCCAGCGGCGCAGGGCATCCCGGAGCGACGGTCCCGGGAAGGCGGGGAGGTCGTCGCCGAGGACCTTGGCGAGGCTCTGGCCCTCCTCGGAGCTCAGCGGCGCCTCCACCGCCCAGGCCGCCAGGTCGGATGCTGGCACCCCGATCCGCAGGAGCGTGCCGGTGATCGAGCCGGCAGAGGAGCCGACGATGATGTCGGCCCCGCGGGGGTCCCAGCCGAGGTCGTGCTCGAGGGCGGCCAGCACCCCGGCGTGGTAGGCCTGCCCGACCACCCCGCCGGCGCCGAGCACGAGTCCGACCCGGGGGCGTCTGCTGCCGTCTTCGTCCATGCCACCACCTTGCCCCGATTCCAGCGCCTCATCCGCCATGGCCAATCCGGCCTTACCATGCGGCGGGTCGACCGGCGTCACACGGATGCCAGGAGGGAGCGCACGTGGCCGAAGAGGTGGAGCTCACCATCGTGACCATGGACTTCCGGGCCGCCGACCCGGACCGCCTGCTGGGGGTGCTGGCCAAGTACGTGGTGGTGAGCCGGGGCCACGACGGGTGCCGCAACATCGACCTCGCCGCGTCGCTCACCACCCCGGGGCGCTTCGTGATCGTCCAGAAGTGGGACTCCCCCAAGGCTCAGCAGGCCCACTTCGACTCCGCCGAGATGGTGGAGATGGCCGCCGCCTGCAACGGCCTGCTCTCCCAGCCGCCGGACATCGACCTCCTCGAGGGCATCTCCGCCCACGACCTTGCCTAGGGCGTACCCGTCGGCGACCCAGGAGCGTTGACGGTGGCGATTCATGTCGACCGCTGAGCCGCCGGCACCCGACCCAGCGCCCAGGGCGCCGCTCCGCCTCGGGACCGCCTTCCCCGGGGTCCTGGCCGCCGCGCGCGCCGACGCCCCGTGGGCCTACGAACGACTCTTCGAGGCCTTCGGCGGAGCCGTCGCGGCCTACCTCCGGGGCCAGGGCGCCGAGGACCCGGACTCCCTCGCCAACGACGTCTTCCTCCGGGCCTTCACCAACCTGACCTCGTTCGAGGGCGACGAGCCCCGCTTCCGGTCGTGGGTGTTCACCATCGCCCACCACCGCCTCATCGACGACCGCCGGCGCCGGTCGCGCCGACCCGCGACCGCCGACCGGGCCGCCGTCGAGGACCACGTCGGCACCGTGGCCGCTGCCGAGGTGGAGGCGCTGGCGCACCTCG contains:
- a CDS encoding patatin-like phospholipase family protein, with the translated sequence MDEDGSRRPRVGLVLGAGGVVGQAYHAGVLAALEHDLGWDPRGADIIVGSSAGSITGTLLRIGVPASDLAAWAVEAPLSSEEGQSLAKVLGDDLPAFPGPSLRDALRRWQLPSPALIGRTLRRPWAFRPAVAAMTLLPIGQVDLASHVASLEEVAGEEWPDDLWICAARRSDGGRVVFGRPGSPRASLHQAVAASCAIPSYFQPVTIEGIRYFDGGVHSPTNADVLRHEDLDVVVVVSPMSSARGRIRSADGLLRLAFHRRLAGEVRKLRRSGIRVVTFEPASGSVPALGLNAMAADRADRVVQEAFLETGRWAARPDVAEVLAPLATRPGRASTA
- a CDS encoding antibiotic biosynthesis monooxygenase, giving the protein MAEEVELTIVTMDFRAADPDRLLGVLAKYVVVSRGHDGCRNIDLAASLTTPGRFVIVQKWDSPKAQQAHFDSAEMVEMAAACNGLLSQPPDIDLLEGISAHDLA
- a CDS encoding RNA polymerase sigma factor, with amino-acid sequence MSTAEPPAPDPAPRAPLRLGTAFPGVLAAARADAPWAYERLFEAFGGAVAAYLRGQGAEDPDSLANDVFLRAFTNLTSFEGDEPRFRSWVFTIAHHRLIDDRRRRSRRPATADRAAVEDHVGTVAAAEVEALAHLGGERVASLLGRLSPDQRDVLVLRIVGDLTVDQVAEAVGKRPGAVKALQRRGLATLRRLLEAESGS